GCGCCGCGGTATCGAGCAATTGAAAACGGCCCTGGCGGCTGCGGCGCGGCAGACGGTTGCCGCGCGCCCCAGCCCCTTTCCTGTGGCCTTTCAACAGGAAGTGACGGCGCTGTGCGAGCGGCTCGGCGGCAGCGCGGACGCGTCGACCACGGCCAAGCGTTCTTCGAACGGCCACGCCGCGCCGCCGCGCTATCTGGTCGAACGACTCCTGCTCGATACGACGGGCTATCTGCAAGATGTGGTCGTGGGGCGCGGGGACGCCGGCCTGAGCAGCGCGATTCAAGACGCCCGTGGGCGATTGGCGACCGCTGGTTGCCAGGTGCCGGCCATCGAGGCCGTCTCGCGCTACGCCTGGATCAACGACAAGCTCACCGGCATTGTCACCCGGCCGCCCGAGCGCCCGGTGACTTTCAGCGACCGGCTCGACCGCGTGCTCACGCACCGGGTGTGGGGGACCTTGGCATTCGCCCTGACGATGTTGATTGTTTTTCAGGCGGTCTTCTCGTGGGCGGGGCCGGCACAGGATTTGATCGACGTGGGAGTCGGGCGGATCGCGACCTTTGCCGAAGAGCACATGAGCGAGGGCGCGCTGCGCAGCCTGGTGGTCGACGGACTGATCGGCGGCGTAGGCGGCGTGCTCGCCTTCTTGCCGCAGATTTTCATCCTGTTCTTCTTCATTGCGCTCCTGGAAGACTGCGGCTACATGGCCCGCGCGGCGTACTTGATGGACAAGCTGATGGTGCGGGTGGGCCTGAGCGGCAAGTCGTTCATTCCGCTCCTGTCGTCGTTCGCCTGCGCGATTCCGGGCATCATGGCCACGCGGACGATCGAGAACCGCCGCGACCGGCTGACAACGATTCTGATTGCCCCGTTGATGAGTTGTAGCGCACGGCTGCCGGTCTACGCGCTGTTGATCGCGGTTTTTATTCCGGACCGTTCGTTCCTGGGAGGTTTGTTGAACCTCAAAGGACTCACGCTTGCCGCGATGTACCTGATCGGCATCGTAACGGCGACGGTCGTGGCCCTGGTGTTGAAAAAGACGCTGTTGCGCGGGCCGACGCCGCCGTTTGTCATGGAGCTGCCCAGCTACAAGATACCGGCAATGTCGATCGTGCTGCATCGCATGCTGGAGCGCGGCTGGTCGTTCGTGCGCCGGGCCGGGACCTTGATCGTGGCGGTGGCGGTCGTTGTGTGGGCGAGCCTGTATTATCCGCACGATCCGGCCATCGAAGCCCCGTATGCCGAGCAGCGCGTGGCCTTGGAAAGCCAGTTGGAAGCGATGCCGGCCACGGCCGCCGAGCGGCAGGCGATCGACGCACGACTGGCCGAGATCGACCATCGCGTCGCCGGAGCCTACCAGCAGCAAAGCTGGCTGGGTCGCCTGGGGCACTGGATCGAGCCGGCCGTTCGCCCGCTGGGCTGGGATTGGCGCATCGGTTGCGCGGCGATCGCCTCGTTTCCGGCGCGGGAAGTCGTCGTCGCCACGCTGGGCATCATCTACAATCTAGGCGAGGTCGACGTCGAGAACACGAGCGACGCCGGCCTCGATGACGCGCTGCGGCAAGCCACCTGGGACGGCACGGACCAGAAAGTCTTCAACGTGCCGGTGGCGCTGTCACTGATGGTGTTCTTCGCGCTGTGCGCCCAGTGCGCGGCGACGCTCGTGGTGATCAAGCGCGAAACGAACAGTTGGTACTGGCCGGCGTTTACGTTTGCTTACATGACGGCACTGGCGTATCTCGGTGCCTTGGTGACCTACCAGGTGGGAATGCGGATCTCGTGAAGGTCCGCCAGAGCCCCTGATCGTCAGATAAAAACCGCGCATAAAAAAGGGCCATGCCTCACACCGCCGACGAATTGCTGACGTTTGCGATCGTGGCCGCGGCCGCCGGCTACCTGGCGCGGCGCGCCTGGGGTGTCTTCAAGTCCCGGCGGCAGGGCGGGTGCGGTTCCTGCGCTGGCTGCCCGAGCGAATCGGCGGCCATCAAACGCGCGCCACAAGTATTCGGCATCGATCAGCTGCTCGAGCCCATTGCGAGAAGGCCGCGGTAACGAGAGCCCGCCAATCGCTGATCGTGGCGCTTGCCTCGCGGCGACGACGGCCCAACGGCCGGGTCGCGATCACAGAGGGCGACTATTCCGCCGGCCGCGACGAGGTTGTTTGCCCGACGGCACCTTCGGGTGATACCACTTGAGCGTAGGCCGAGAACTCAGCCACGACGTCTTCGCCCAGGTCGGTCGTGACGCGGATCTTTTGCGCGATCTTGCCCGTCTGGTCCCCCGCGATGAACGTGATGGGCACCACGTGCAGCGGCTTGCTCACGTCCGGGGCATTCATCTGAAAGGAAGCATCGTCGCAATAGATGCCCGTGATGCGGAAGGGCTTCTTGGCTTTGATGACCAGTTGCTTGGTCGCTTTCTGACCGGGTTCGAGTACGCCCATCAAGACCGATGCCGGACTGACGGTCAACTCGGCCACCACGCGTCCCTCGACGTCGAGCGGCACTTCGGGCGAACGTTGATCGTTCGTCAAAAGCACCAGTTGTTCGCTGATTGCGCCGGCGGGAGCATCAGGCTTGAGCTGTACGCGCAGGTCGTACGCCACCTGGCCGGCTTCGCGTTTTGTTTCGAACACCTGCGCTTCGAGGTAAGGGCTGCCGGATTTCACGTCCGTGATCTGCCAGTCGCTGCGGCCGGCATAGGCAATCGA
This genomic stretch from Pirellulales bacterium harbors:
- a CDS encoding DUF1573 domain-containing protein, translating into MFRVRIQGLGLLVVLALNGLAQGQDWARKMFETTSHDFGNVARGARVEYLFKFHNPYKEDAHIIDVRSSCGCTTPRALKDTLKTYEESAVVAAFNTRSFLGQRSATLTVVFDKPYYAEVQLQVAGYIRRDIVIHPGEVDLGTVDQGTPVEKQISIAYAGRSDWQITDVKSGSPYLEAQVFETKREAGQVAYDLRVQLKPDAPAGAISEQLVLLTNDQRSPEVPLDVEGRVVAELTVSPASVLMGVLEPGQKATKQLVIKAKKPFRITGIYCDDASFQMNAPDVSKPLHVVPITFIAGDQTGKIAQKIRVTTDLGEDVVAEFSAYAQVVSPEGAVGQTTSSRPAE
- a CDS encoding FeoB-associated Cys-rich membrane protein, whose product is MPHTADELLTFAIVAAAAGYLARRAWGVFKSRRQGGCGSCAGCPSESAAIKRAPQVFGIDQLLEPIARRPR
- the feoB gene encoding ferrous iron transport protein B, whose translation is MTRSDPSTVCVALIGNPNTGKSTLFSALAGVRQRVGNYPGVTVEKKIGHLTHGNERFTLIDLPGTYSLAPRSPDEMVAVDVLLGRRDDAPRPDVVLCIVDASNLQRNLYVVSQALELGLPTIVALNMIDVARARGMSIDVPRLSQSLGVPVIAVQANRRRGIEQLKTALAAAARQTVAARPSPFPVAFQQEVTALCERLGGSADASTTAKRSSNGHAAPPRYLVERLLLDTTGYLQDVVVGRGDAGLSSAIQDARGRLATAGCQVPAIEAVSRYAWINDKLTGIVTRPPERPVTFSDRLDRVLTHRVWGTLAFALTMLIVFQAVFSWAGPAQDLIDVGVGRIATFAEEHMSEGALRSLVVDGLIGGVGGVLAFLPQIFILFFFIALLEDCGYMARAAYLMDKLMVRVGLSGKSFIPLLSSFACAIPGIMATRTIENRRDRLTTILIAPLMSCSARLPVYALLIAVFIPDRSFLGGLLNLKGLTLAAMYLIGIVTATVVALVLKKTLLRGPTPPFVMELPSYKIPAMSIVLHRMLERGWSFVRRAGTLIVAVAVVVWASLYYPHDPAIEAPYAEQRVALESQLEAMPATAAERQAIDARLAEIDHRVAGAYQQQSWLGRLGHWIEPAVRPLGWDWRIGCAAIASFPAREVVVATLGIIYNLGEVDVENTSDAGLDDALRQATWDGTDQKVFNVPVALSLMVFFALCAQCAATLVVIKRETNSWYWPAFTFAYMTALAYLGALVTYQVGMRIS